The following are encoded together in the Arcticibacterium luteifluviistationis genome:
- the panB gene encoding 3-methyl-2-oxobutanoate hydroxymethyltransferase — MSVHSDIKRVTTNILQNMKVNGDKIACLTAYDYSMAALVDAAGIELILVGDSASNVMAGHETTLPITLDQMIYHAQGVIRAVKRALVVVDLPFGSYQGNSTQALKSAIKIMKESGAHAVKMEGGKEIEESISRVLSAGIPVMGHLGLTPQSIYKFGTYTVRAKDEEEADLLKSNAKLLNDLGCFGVVLEKIPKGLAAEVTASIEIPTIGIGAGSGCDGQILVIHDMLGINKDFSPRFLRRYADLHKEMTNAFTGYIKDVKSGDFPSEKESYG; from the coding sequence ATGTCTGTACATTCTGATATTAAAAGAGTCACTACCAACATTCTTCAGAATATGAAGGTTAATGGTGACAAGATTGCTTGTTTAACGGCATATGATTACTCTATGGCTGCTTTAGTAGACGCCGCTGGCATAGAACTGATTCTTGTGGGTGATTCCGCCTCTAATGTAATGGCAGGCCATGAAACCACGCTACCTATCACCTTAGACCAAATGATATATCATGCTCAAGGTGTAATTAGAGCAGTAAAAAGAGCTTTAGTGGTGGTGGATTTACCATTTGGTAGTTATCAAGGAAACTCCACCCAAGCTTTAAAATCTGCTATAAAGATTATGAAGGAGTCTGGGGCTCATGCGGTTAAAATGGAAGGTGGTAAAGAAATTGAAGAATCTATCTCTAGAGTACTTAGTGCTGGAATTCCAGTAATGGGGCACTTGGGCTTAACGCCTCAATCCATTTATAAGTTTGGTACCTATACAGTAAGAGCAAAAGACGAAGAAGAAGCCGATTTATTAAAATCAAACGCCAAACTTTTAAATGACCTTGGCTGCTTCGGTGTTGTTCTTGAAAAAATACCGAAAGGCCTAGCCGCAGAAGTAACTGCCTCTATAGAAATTCCAACTATCGGTATTGGAGCAGGAAGCGGATGCGACGGACAAATATTGGTAATTCATGACATGCTTGGCATAAACAAAGACTTTAGTCCACGTTTCTTAAGACGTTATGCCGACCTCCATAAAGAAATGACAAATGCCTTTACAGGATATATAAAAGATGTAAAATCGGGAGATTTCCCGAGCGAAAAAGAGAGTTATGGCTAG
- a CDS encoding ComEC/Rec2 family competence protein → MELKAYPYIRLVLFLIIGIYTYEYNFLSESILLITVSIGAGLCLLGFFLSKRNTFQSIGIYILLTSLGYFAALFNKTHQTNTSLTDLQGYMVRVNAAVETKPKSFKIIAEVLKVKEDSTWKQSKGEVLLYFTKEADKPKYGDIYLINKGPREIEGPKNPFEFDYKTFQNRRGIQSHHFLRKDDFVKLGHRAKYPILAWSIGLNEKCASILKEKLPEKSNLAVAGAMLLGTKDELDNKTRDAYATAGAVHILAVSGLHVGILMVMINLLLGFLKKKTILYGILTVGLLWVYAVFTGLSPSVTRATLMFSLFQIGTIINRDKNSINVLAGSAFFLLLFKPFWLFEVGFQLSYLAIFGIIYLFPYLNKLYEPKSWLLSKLWQISIVSIAAQLFTFPLSIYYFHQFPNYFLLTNPIVTVMSSAVLFVGIFSLIFTAVPILSDVLYWTLNTILNILNKCIFLISSLPESKAQGFSISQTEVILLYLLLFCTILFLLKRQVKFFLVGLFIFMGLSFWNIYEDFNQVKQNAITFHFIPKSSGVSIINSKTAIFLTDSATANNPRAYDFHLKNYYDNKGIIDYKILNPEKESSNYTFEIADTKNLWIRKFYRGKVNEEFNKIIVSNNAVYDLEKQFDTYPNQIILDDSNSKYRITKLKKQADSLKVNLISLYESGGTTYTY, encoded by the coding sequence ATGGAACTCAAAGCTTATCCATATATACGCTTGGTTCTCTTTCTTATTATTGGAATATACACTTACGAATACAATTTCCTAAGTGAAAGTATTCTTCTAATAACTGTATCCATAGGGGCTGGTCTGTGTCTACTAGGCTTTTTCCTAAGCAAAAGAAATACATTTCAAAGTATAGGAATTTATATTCTCCTAACTTCCTTAGGCTACTTTGCTGCCCTATTCAACAAAACCCATCAAACAAACACCTCATTAACAGATTTACAAGGTTACATGGTTAGGGTCAATGCTGCCGTTGAAACCAAACCAAAGTCATTTAAGATAATTGCAGAGGTTCTTAAAGTAAAAGAAGATAGTACTTGGAAACAGTCAAAAGGGGAGGTTTTACTCTATTTCACCAAAGAAGCCGACAAACCAAAATACGGTGACATTTATCTAATCAACAAAGGTCCAAGAGAAATAGAAGGACCGAAAAACCCTTTTGAGTTCGATTACAAAACCTTTCAAAACAGAAGAGGAATTCAATCGCATCATTTTCTAAGAAAAGACGACTTTGTAAAACTAGGCCATAGAGCTAAATACCCAATCCTTGCTTGGTCAATTGGCTTGAATGAAAAGTGTGCTAGCATCCTCAAAGAAAAACTACCAGAAAAATCAAATTTAGCCGTAGCGGGAGCTATGCTTTTAGGGACAAAAGATGAATTAGACAATAAAACCAGAGACGCTTACGCCACCGCGGGAGCCGTTCATATCTTAGCCGTATCTGGATTGCATGTCGGCATTCTCATGGTAATGATAAATCTGCTTTTAGGCTTCTTAAAAAAGAAGACCATCCTTTACGGAATACTGACCGTTGGCCTTCTTTGGGTGTATGCCGTTTTTACTGGCCTATCTCCCAGCGTTACCAGAGCCACCCTAATGTTTAGTCTTTTTCAAATTGGAACTATCATTAATAGAGATAAGAACAGTATTAATGTTTTAGCAGGCTCTGCATTTTTTCTTTTATTATTCAAACCATTTTGGCTTTTTGAAGTCGGCTTTCAACTATCTTACCTAGCCATATTTGGAATTATTTATTTGTTCCCATACCTGAACAAGCTTTACGAACCTAAAAGCTGGCTTCTTAGCAAACTTTGGCAAATAAGCATAGTTTCTATTGCCGCACAGTTATTCACCTTTCCATTAAGCATCTATTACTTTCATCAATTCCCAAATTACTTTTTACTTACTAATCCAATAGTCACGGTAATGAGCTCTGCTGTACTTTTTGTAGGCATATTCAGCTTGATTTTCACTGCAGTTCCAATTCTATCCGATGTCCTTTACTGGACCTTAAATACAATATTAAATATTCTAAATAAGTGCATTTTTCTAATCTCCTCCCTTCCTGAGTCAAAAGCTCAGGGTTTCTCCATCTCTCAAACAGAAGTAATCCTTCTCTATTTATTACTGTTTTGCACTATCCTATTCTTATTAAAAAGACAAGTAAAGTTCTTTCTCGTTGGCTTATTCATATTCATGGGTTTATCTTTCTGGAACATTTATGAGGACTTTAACCAAGTCAAGCAAAACGCCATTACCTTTCATTTCATTCCAAAATCATCCGGAGTTAGCATTATTAATTCAAAAACTGCCATATTCCTTACCGACTCAGCAACTGCCAACAACCCGAGAGCATATGACTTTCACCTTAAAAACTACTATGATAATAAGGGAATTATAGACTATAAAATCTTAAACCCCGAGAAAGAGAGTAGCAATTATACTTTTGAAATAGCCGACACAAAAAATCTTTGGATTAGAAAGTTCTATCGTGGTAAAGTAAACGAGGAATTCAATAAAATAATAGTATCTAACAATGCTGTATATGACTTAGAGAAACAGTTCGACACCTATCCAAACCAAATAATACTAGATGATTCTAACTCGAAGTACAGAATAACCAAACTTAAAAAACAGGCAGACTCCTTAAAAGTAAACCTAATTTCTCTTTATGAAAGCGGAGGAACTACCTACACCTATTAA
- a CDS encoding DUF4292 domain-containing protein yields the protein MALNLARLLILSSLLIVQFSCKRSKIQKSIAELPKSDISSIDSTSIESKLEDLIINESYFEYLKLKSKIDFQSDNLSQSFPANVHIKKDSVIWISVSVGIEAARCLITQDSIQFLDRINRKYYGLSIPELSEQFNFDFDFSLLQSLLIGNLPFDKKEGDRVILNSLYTSLFQQARNIKIENQIDNVNHKLNTILAEDLGGKSKLGISYSDFVEEISGDLVPHAIFAKIDVFRGEQVKTSTLDFKHTKFEFSDNELRFPYTIPKSYQKGVIVF from the coding sequence TGCAAGCGAAGCAAGATTCAAAAATCTATTGCAGAACTACCAAAATCAGATATCTCAAGTATTGACTCTACATCCATAGAATCTAAACTAGAAGATTTAATCATTAATGAATCCTACTTTGAGTATCTTAAACTTAAAAGCAAGATTGATTTTCAATCTGATAACCTATCCCAGTCTTTCCCTGCGAATGTTCATATAAAGAAAGACAGCGTTATTTGGATTTCTGTATCGGTAGGTATTGAAGCAGCAAGGTGCCTTATTACACAAGATTCTATTCAGTTTTTGGATAGAATAAATCGTAAATACTACGGCTTAAGTATCCCTGAACTAAGTGAACAATTTAATTTCGATTTTGACTTTAGTCTTCTACAGTCTCTCCTCATAGGGAACCTTCCTTTTGACAAAAAAGAGGGTGACAGAGTGATTTTAAACAGCCTATACACGAGCCTCTTTCAACAAGCTAGAAACATAAAAATCGAAAACCAGATTGACAATGTTAACCACAAGCTAAATACCATTTTGGCCGAAGATTTAGGCGGAAAAAGTAAGTTGGGTATTTCCTATTCTGATTTTGTTGAAGAAATAAGTGGTGACTTAGTGCCACATGCCATCTTTGCGAAAATTGATGTTTTTAGAGGGGAACAGGTAAAAACCTCCACGCTTGATTTCAAACACACTAAATTTGAGTTTTCAGACAATGAGCTTCGTTTCCCTTATACCATTCCTAAAAGTTATCAGAAGGGAGTAATTGTCTTTTAA
- a CDS encoding murein hydrolase activator EnvC family protein has protein sequence MIFNLKKAFLLLTFLCVGFVVLGQSSREQLEKEKKANLENIKRAERVLNQTSSKKKASLGKVKALNTQIINQQRQIDLFSADINLIDTEISELELANAELQKKLTALKKEYAEMLYIASKSSGKLNKLSFLFSARSFNDLVMRYKYLEQYTDNRKIQVTQINKVSETLSSRQKELSQKKVQKEGVLSQKKGETYKLSSLKREQSLTVAQLATQEKKIRREIQDSKKAIKRLDNLISSIIRKSSTNVTKNEAVVNTALSASFQNNKKKIPWPVQNGFISDKFGVKNHPILKHVKIDNNGVDIQTSPNARVSSVFDGIVLDISQIPGLNNVIAIQHGDYYTVYANLKSVSVKLQDKVIAGQLIGIAGQKDGEYEINFQVWQQFTKMNPELWLARK, from the coding sequence ATGATTTTCAATCTCAAAAAGGCCTTCCTCCTGCTCACATTTTTATGTGTTGGCTTTGTTGTTTTGGGTCAAAGTTCAAGGGAGCAATTAGAAAAAGAGAAAAAAGCCAACCTAGAAAACATCAAACGAGCGGAAAGAGTATTAAATCAAACAAGTTCTAAGAAAAAAGCATCTTTAGGAAAGGTTAAAGCTTTAAACACACAAATCATAAACCAGCAAAGACAGATTGACCTATTTTCGGCAGACATCAATCTGATCGATACTGAAATTAGCGAATTAGAGTTGGCAAATGCTGAACTTCAAAAAAAACTGACTGCTCTTAAAAAAGAGTATGCTGAAATGCTCTACATAGCATCAAAATCAAGTGGCAAGCTGAACAAGTTAAGTTTTCTTTTCTCCGCTAGGTCGTTCAATGACCTAGTGATGCGTTATAAATACTTAGAGCAATACACCGACAATAGAAAAATTCAAGTCACTCAAATCAATAAAGTATCTGAAACTCTTTCATCTAGGCAAAAGGAACTTTCACAAAAGAAAGTCCAAAAAGAAGGCGTTTTGAGTCAGAAAAAAGGAGAAACGTACAAACTATCTTCACTAAAAAGAGAACAATCTTTAACGGTAGCCCAGCTTGCTACCCAAGAAAAGAAGATAAGAAGAGAAATTCAAGACTCTAAAAAAGCCATTAAAAGATTAGACAACTTGATCTCCTCCATCATTAGAAAATCTTCTACTAATGTCACAAAAAACGAAGCAGTAGTAAACACCGCCCTATCAGCATCGTTTCAAAATAATAAGAAAAAAATTCCTTGGCCTGTACAAAATGGCTTCATCTCAGACAAGTTTGGCGTAAAAAACCACCCTATCTTAAAGCATGTAAAAATTGACAATAATGGCGTAGACATTCAGACGTCACCAAACGCTAGAGTCAGTTCTGTTTTTGATGGTATAGTTTTAGATATTTCTCAAATCCCTGGTTTGAATAACGTAATTGCTATTCAGCACGGTGATTATTATACTGTTTATGCCAACTTAAAATCTGTCAGTGTTAAGCTTCAAGATAAAGTAATTGCTGGGCAGCTGATTGGAATAGCAGGTCAAAAAGACGGAGAATATGAAATCAACTTCCAAGTTTGGCAGCAATTCACCAAAATGAATCCTGAACTTTGGCTAGCTAGAAAATAG